A region of [Bacteroides] pectinophilus DNA encodes the following proteins:
- a CDS encoding alpha-hydroxy-acid oxidizing protein has protein sequence MNYSECIENARKRIGNYCKACPECNGRACRNQIPGPGAKGAGDTAIRNYDKWKEIRLNMDTIVSNRPVDTSISLFGKEFKYPFFAGPVGAVNLHYGDSLDDVAYNDILVSACADAGIAAFTGDGTNPGVMEAATDAIKNAKGRGIPTVKPWNIDTIRDKMELVRNSGAFAVAMDIDAAGLPFLKNMTPPAGSKSVEELSEIVKAANAPFIVKGIMTVKGALKAKEAGASAIVVSNHGGRVLDQCPATAEVLEEIVKAVDGSMKIFVDGGIRSGADVLKAIALGADAVIIARPFVTAVYGGEHEGVLAYIDKIGSELKDAMAMCGAASISEITRDCIR, from the coding sequence ATGAACTATTCAGAGTGTATTGAGAATGCAAGGAAGCGCATTGGCAATTATTGCAAAGCATGTCCTGAATGTAATGGCAGAGCATGCCGTAACCAGATTCCCGGTCCCGGCGCCAAAGGAGCCGGTGATACTGCCATCCGCAATTACGACAAATGGAAAGAGATACGCCTTAACATGGATACCATTGTATCTAACCGTCCCGTTGACACATCAATATCTTTGTTCGGAAAAGAATTCAAGTATCCGTTTTTTGCAGGTCCTGTTGGTGCGGTTAATCTTCATTACGGTGATTCACTTGATGATGTTGCTTACAATGATATTCTTGTTTCTGCATGTGCGGATGCTGGGATTGCAGCATTTACCGGTGACGGTACCAATCCGGGTGTAATGGAGGCTGCAACCGACGCAATAAAGAATGCCAAAGGACGCGGAATACCTACGGTAAAGCCATGGAATATTGATACAATACGCGATAAGATGGAGCTTGTGCGTAATTCCGGTGCATTTGCCGTTGCAATGGATATCGATGCTGCCGGTCTGCCTTTTCTCAAGAATATGACGCCCCCTGCCGGAAGCAAATCTGTTGAGGAACTTAGTGAGATTGTAAAAGCAGCCAACGCACCTTTTATCGTAAAGGGTATTATGACCGTAAAGGGTGCTCTCAAAGCAAAAGAAGCCGGTGCCTCTGCTATTGTTGTATCCAACCACGGAGGAAGAGTGCTTGACCAGTGTCCTGCAACCGCAGAAGTTCTTGAGGAGATTGTAAAGGCTGTTGACGGATCAATGAAGATATTTGTCGACGGCGGCATACGCTCAGGTGCTGACGTCCTCAAAGCAATTGCCCTCGGCGCCGATGCAGTTATAATTGCGCGGCCTTTCGTAACTGCCGTCTATGGTGGGGAACATGAAGGCGTTCTTGCATATATCGACAAGATTGGCAGTGAGTTAAAAGATGCCATGGCAATGTGCGGTGCTGCTTCAATATCTGAGATAACACGTGACTGCATAAGATAA
- the ftsZ gene encoding cell division protein FtsZ gives MLEITTNEQDQNAKIIVIGVGGAGNNAVNRMIDEQITGVEFIGINTDKQALQLCKAPNTIQIGEKLTKGLGAGAQPEVGEKAAEENVEELRQAIQGADMVFVTCGMGGGTGTGATPVVAKISKELGILTVGVVTKPFKFEGKARMNNAMSGIDKLKANVDTLIVIPNDKLLQIVDKKTTIPDALKKADEVLQQAVQGITDLITVPGLINLDFADIKTVMENKGVAHIGIGTATGDDKAIEAVQQAVTSPLLETTIEGASHVIINISGDISLIEANEAAEYVQNLTGESANIIFGAMFDDSEEDTCSITVIATGIEEKSGVDVNNVMANLKSSVKKPAATTYAQPSAQQPAERTSGTGMQDPRPITSSVSTDSLTIPTFLRKNR, from the coding sequence TTGTTAGAAATCACAACTAATGAACAGGATCAGAACGCTAAGATTATAGTAATAGGAGTCGGTGGAGCAGGTAATAATGCTGTCAACAGAATGATTGATGAGCAGATTACAGGCGTTGAGTTCATCGGAATTAATACAGATAAGCAGGCACTTCAGTTGTGCAAGGCACCTAATACAATTCAGATTGGTGAGAAGCTTACCAAGGGACTGGGAGCCGGGGCACAGCCGGAAGTTGGTGAGAAGGCTGCTGAAGAGAATGTTGAAGAGCTGAGACAGGCCATTCAGGGTGCAGATATGGTATTTGTAACTTGTGGAATGGGTGGCGGAACCGGTACCGGAGCAACTCCTGTTGTAGCGAAGATTTCTAAGGAACTTGGAATACTTACTGTAGGAGTAGTAACAAAGCCGTTTAAGTTTGAAGGCAAGGCAAGAATGAATAATGCAATGTCAGGTATAGACAAGCTTAAGGCTAATGTAGATACGCTTATTGTTATACCTAATGACAAGCTTCTCCAGATAGTAGACAAGAAGACAACAATTCCGGATGCACTTAAGAAGGCAGATGAAGTACTTCAGCAGGCAGTACAGGGAATTACTGATCTTATTACAGTACCTGGACTTATTAATCTTGATTTTGCAGATATTAAGACAGTAATGGAGAATAAGGGTGTTGCACATATCGGTATTGGTACGGCAACAGGTGATGATAAGGCAATTGAAGCTGTTCAGCAGGCTGTTACAAGTCCTCTTCTTGAGACCACAATTGAGGGAGCATCGCATGTCATTATCAATATTTCGGGCGATATCAGCCTTATCGAAGCTAATGAAGCGGCTGAATATGTTCAGAATCTTACAGGTGAGTCTGCTAATATTATATTTGGTGCAATGTTTGATGATTCAGAGGAAGATACATGCAGCATTACTGTAATTGCTACCGGCATTGAAGAAAAGAGCGGTGTAGATGTGAATAATGTTATGGCTAATCTCAAGTCATCAGTTAAGAAGCCTGCCGCAACAACATATGCACAGCCATCAGCACAGCAGCCGGCAGAACGTACATCAGGGACAGGTATGCAGGATCCAAGACCTATTACTTCATCAGTAAGCACGGATTCACTTACGATACCTACATTCCTTAGAAAGAACAGATAA
- a CDS encoding cell division protein FtsQ, which yields MGQIMKRKFKRKNEKKHILVILLIIIVTAAAVVGAAAVIFRVNTIEYIGDDHYSDEELTEKLFNGSNPNALLYFLVGQRKHKEIPFIQKYEVEIQWPSKMVVTVYEKPVIGYVSYMGCNMYFDKDGTVVESSTRVLAGIPMISGLKFSSIVLGSKLDVGNSEIFGRILELTQAFDKYDITSDKIYFDSQGNVTLTIGSVRVMLGSCDNLTDTLFELKQIMPKLAGRKGTLHMEDFTEDKKSIIFEKD from the coding sequence ATGGGGCAGATTATGAAGAGGAAGTTCAAAAGGAAAAATGAAAAAAAGCATATCTTGGTAATACTCCTTATTATAATTGTGACTGCTGCTGCGGTTGTTGGGGCGGCAGCAGTAATATTCAGGGTTAATACCATTGAATACATAGGCGATGACCATTATTCTGATGAAGAACTGACCGAAAAACTTTTTAACGGAAGTAACCCGAATGCATTGCTGTATTTTCTTGTGGGGCAGCGTAAACATAAAGAGATTCCATTCATTCAGAAGTATGAGGTAGAGATACAGTGGCCGTCAAAGATGGTTGTTACGGTATATGAGAAACCGGTGATAGGATATGTAAGCTATATGGGCTGCAACATGTATTTTGATAAGGATGGTACTGTTGTTGAAAGTTCTACAAGAGTGCTTGCGGGAATACCAATGATAAGCGGTCTTAAGTTCAGCAGCATTGTGCTTGGTTCAAAGCTTGATGTCGGCAATTCGGAAATATTCGGACGAATACTTGAGCTTACCCAGGCATTTGACAAATATGACATAACATCGGACAAGATATACTTTGACAGCCAGGGCAATGTTACACTTACAATCGGAAGTGTCAGGGTTATGCTTGGCAGCTGCGACAACCTTACGGACACGCTGTTCGAACTGAAACAGATTATGCCAAAGCTTGCCGGCCGAAAGGGCACACTTCATATGGAGGATTTTACCGAAGATAAGAAGTCAATAATTTTTGAGAAGGATTAA